One Oryzomonas sagensis DNA segment encodes these proteins:
- a CDS encoding GerMN domain-containing protein yields MPSVRRKRVNIGLVLPFLVIALAFGGMLWRKYQTSYKIPTAPQTRQQSGTRTVVLFFVADGTRLVREARELESCNDTGACIKSTLAALLSGPLGDYDEALPENTGLNSVRIEGGTAVVDLSREFAADLPSGSSAEMLAVYSIVDTVCANYPQISRVKLTVEGNGSTVLNHLDLSAPLAPDYSLEQASGQAPAAAPSTPKKGK; encoded by the coding sequence ATGCCATCGGTCCGGCGAAAACGTGTCAATATCGGTCTGGTGCTGCCGTTTCTGGTGATCGCCCTGGCGTTCGGCGGGATGCTCTGGCGAAAGTACCAAACCAGCTACAAGATTCCCACGGCACCGCAAACCAGGCAGCAATCGGGCACCCGCACGGTGGTGTTGTTCTTTGTGGCCGACGGCACCCGGCTGGTGCGCGAGGCCCGGGAACTGGAGTCGTGCAACGACACCGGGGCCTGCATCAAAAGCACGTTGGCTGCTCTTTTGAGCGGTCCTTTGGGGGACTATGACGAAGCCCTGCCGGAAAACACCGGTTTGAACAGCGTGCGCATAGAAGGGGGCACGGCCGTTGTGGATCTGAGCCGGGAGTTTGCCGCGGACCTGCCGTCCGGCAGTTCTGCGGAGATGTTGGCCGTGTATTCCATCGTCGATACGGTCTGCGCCAATTACCCCCAGATCAGCCGGGTGAAGCTGACGGTTGAGGGGAACGGCTCGACCGTGCTCAACCATCTGGATCTGTCCGCCCCCCTGGCGCCGGACTATTCTCTGGAACAAGCGTCCGGACAGGCCCCGGCCGCCGCACCATCCACACCGAAAAAGGGAAAATGA
- the grpE gene encoding nucleotide exchange factor GrpE, whose amino-acid sequence MKAHDTVEPKNAEQAAGQGGGAADQTAAGVPEVEPLSLEEQLAAKEKEARENWDRFLRERADLENLRKRTNREKEELLNYGYKSLIEEILPVLDNLERALGHASEDGLPALVEGIRMTHTMLLASLRKFNVTPVEAVGAPFDTAFHQAMAQVPTDEFPPNTVVEEYQKGYLLKDRLLRPAMVSVSTEIKG is encoded by the coding sequence ATGAAAGCGCACGATACCGTAGAACCGAAGAACGCCGAACAAGCCGCCGGCCAGGGTGGCGGCGCCGCAGACCAAACCGCAGCCGGAGTACCGGAGGTCGAGCCCCTGTCCCTCGAGGAGCAGCTCGCCGCCAAGGAAAAGGAAGCGCGGGAGAACTGGGACCGCTTCCTGCGGGAACGGGCCGATCTGGAAAATCTGCGCAAACGTACCAATCGCGAAAAAGAGGAATTGCTCAATTACGGCTACAAGTCGCTGATCGAGGAGATACTGCCGGTACTGGACAACCTGGAGCGCGCCCTGGGCCATGCCTCCGAGGACGGGTTGCCCGCCCTGGTGGAGGGGATTCGCATGACCCACACCATGCTGCTGGCGTCGCTCCGAAAATTCAACGTGACGCCGGTCGAAGCGGTCGGCGCCCCCTTTGACACGGCCTTCCACCAGGCCATGGCCCAGGTGCCGACCGATGAATTCCCCCCCAACACGGTTGTGGAGGAATACCAGAAAGGCTACCTGCTGAAGGATCGCCTGCTGCGCCCGGCCATGGTGTCCGTCTCGACGGAGATCAAAGGATAA
- the hrcA gene encoding heat-inducible transcriptional repressor HrcA codes for MNVELSTRSRQILEAIVEDYIATAEPVGSGSVARRHALPLSTATIRNVMANLEEMGLLTSPHTSAGRVPTEKAYRLYVDSLVALRQVSRDEKKLIIRRCREAGAGLLGILKETSRTLSSLSNYMGIVVAPSFTSDVFRHIEFIRIGSHKVLAILVSSNGTVQNRLVESDTEFSQADLITMGNYLNELMQGLTISQARKRILEEMHTEKMQYDNLMLLALRMTEQAVSGEGDEIFVEGQARILDQPEFNDVGRMKDIFRAFEQKGQLLKLLERCMSADGVQIYIGSESPLSQSAGVSLITSRFVTSSNTVGLLGVIGPTRMGYSSVIPIVDYTARLVSRMLAET; via the coding sequence ATGAACGTGGAGCTGTCGACCAGAAGCAGACAGATACTTGAAGCGATTGTCGAGGATTACATCGCCACCGCCGAACCGGTCGGCAGCGGTTCCGTAGCGCGCAGACACGCCCTGCCCCTCTCGACGGCCACCATCAGAAACGTCATGGCCAACCTTGAAGAGATGGGGCTTTTGACCTCGCCCCACACCTCGGCCGGCCGGGTGCCGACCGAAAAAGCCTATCGACTCTACGTGGACTCCCTGGTAGCGCTTCGGCAGGTCAGCCGTGACGAAAAGAAGCTGATCATACGCCGCTGCCGCGAAGCCGGGGCCGGGCTTCTGGGGATTCTCAAAGAGACCAGCCGCACCCTGTCGTCGCTCTCCAATTATATGGGTATCGTCGTGGCGCCCAGCTTCACGTCGGACGTGTTCCGCCATATCGAATTCATCCGCATCGGGAGCCACAAGGTGCTGGCGATCCTGGTATCCAGCAACGGCACGGTGCAAAACCGCCTGGTGGAAAGCGATACGGAATTTTCCCAGGCCGACCTGATCACCATGGGCAATTACCTGAACGAGCTGATGCAGGGGCTGACCATCTCCCAGGCCCGGAAACGCATCCTGGAAGAGATGCACACCGAGAAGATGCAGTACGACAACCTCATGTTGCTCGCCCTGCGCATGACCGAGCAGGCCGTTTCCGGTGAGGGAGACGAAATATTCGTCGAGGGCCAGGCCCGCATCCTCGACCAGCCGGAATTCAACGACGTGGGTCGCATGAAGGATATTTTCCGCGCCTTCGAACAGAAGGGGCAGTTACTGAAGCTCCTGGAACGGTGCATGTCTGCCGATGGCGTGCAGATCTATATCGGCTCCGAATCCCCCCTGAGCCAATCGGCCGGTGTCAGCCTGATCACATCCCGTTTTGTCACCAGCAGCAATACCGTCGGGTTGCTGGGGGTGATCGGCCCCACCCGGATGGGCTACTCCAGCGTCATCCCCATCGTCGATTACACCGCTCGCCTGGTAAGCCGGATGCTCGCGGAAACCTGA
- the murI gene encoding glutamate racemase, with amino-acid sequence MSWQGIGIFDSGVGGLTVLREIIRTLPQEDTIYFGDTARVPYGTKSPETVSRYAQEITSFLCRRDIKLLVVACNTVSAVALPGLKRQFSLPVVGVIEPGARRAVEVTRSGRVGVIGTAGTIRSSAYTRAIKRLKPDACVLTRACPLFVPLAEEGWTDNQVARLTAESYLRELKEAGIDTLVLGCTHYPLLKPLIADIMGPDVTLVDSAEETARTVAAILADKHLLRPAAEEGNHHYYVSDIPAGFIRVGNRFLGGRLGDVYQVDLDKDGEEC; translated from the coding sequence GTGTCTTGGCAGGGCATCGGCATATTTGATTCAGGGGTAGGGGGGCTGACGGTGCTGCGCGAGATCATCCGGACGCTGCCCCAGGAAGATACCATCTACTTCGGCGACACGGCCCGGGTGCCCTATGGCACCAAGTCACCCGAAACGGTGTCCCGGTACGCCCAGGAAATCACGTCGTTTTTGTGCCGGCGGGATATCAAGCTGCTGGTCGTGGCCTGCAACACCGTGTCCGCCGTGGCGCTTCCCGGTCTTAAACGACAGTTCTCGCTCCCGGTTGTGGGGGTGATCGAGCCGGGGGCGCGCCGGGCGGTCGAAGTGACCCGCAGTGGCCGGGTAGGGGTGATCGGCACCGCCGGGACCATTCGGAGCAGCGCCTATACCCGTGCCATCAAGCGCCTCAAGCCCGACGCCTGTGTGCTGACCCGCGCCTGCCCGTTGTTCGTCCCCCTGGCCGAGGAGGGGTGGACCGACAATCAGGTGGCGCGCCTTACGGCCGAGAGTTACCTGCGCGAACTCAAAGAAGCCGGGATCGATACCCTGGTGTTGGGCTGCACCCACTACCCGCTGCTCAAGCCGCTCATCGCCGATATCATGGGGCCGGACGTCACCCTGGTGGACTCGGCTGAAGAGACCGCTCGGACCGTGGCCGCCATTCTGGCCGACAAACACCTCCTGCGCCCTGCCGCGGAGGAGGGGAATCACCACTACTATGTCAGCGATATCCCGGCCGGATTCATCCGGGTGGGGAACCGTTTCCTGGGGGGGCGCCTGGGGGATGTGTATCAGGTGGACCTTGACAAAGACGGAGAGGAGTGCTGA
- the dnaK gene encoding molecular chaperone DnaK, producing MSKVIGIDLGTTNSCVAIMEGGEPVVIANSEGSRTTPSMVAFAENGERLVGQQAKRQAVTNPENTLYSIKRLIGRKFETDAVKKDIAISPFKIVKADNGDAWVDVRDKRYSPPEISAIVLQKMKKTAEDYLGEAVTDAVITVPAYFDDSQRQATKDAGKIAGLNVLRIINEPTAAALAYGLDKKKDEKIAVFDLGGGTFDISILELGDGVFEVKSTNGDTFLGGEDFDQLVIDWIADEFKKDQGIDLRGDKMALQRLKEAAEKAKCELSTSVETDINLPFITADASGPKHLTLKLSRAKLESICAQLLARLDGPCRTALKDAGLSSSEIDEVILVGGMTRMPAVQKRVEEIFGKAPNKGVNPDEVVAIGAGIQGGVLKGDVKDVLLLDVTPLSLGIETLGSVMTKLIEKNTTIPCRKSQVFSTAADNQPAVSIHVLQGEREMAHDNKTLGNFELTGLPPAPRGVPQIEVTFDIDANGIVHVSAKDLGTGKEQSIRITASSGLSKEEIDKMVRDAEAHAEDDRKKREAIEARNQADSMVYSTEKSLKEFGDKIDAVEKGNIENKIAELKKVMEGEDAEAIKKATDELAQSAHKLAEAMYAKTQEAGAEGEAAAGAEQAGASKHKDEKVVDADFEEVKEEKK from the coding sequence ATGAGTAAAGTAATCGGAATCGATCTGGGGACCACCAACTCCTGCGTCGCAATCATGGAGGGTGGAGAACCGGTTGTTATCGCCAATTCCGAGGGGAGCCGCACCACACCCTCGATGGTGGCTTTTGCCGAGAATGGTGAGCGCCTCGTGGGGCAGCAGGCCAAACGGCAGGCAGTTACCAACCCGGAGAACACCCTGTACTCCATCAAACGCCTGATCGGCCGCAAGTTTGAAACGGATGCGGTCAAAAAAGACATCGCCATTTCACCTTTCAAGATCGTCAAGGCAGATAACGGCGACGCCTGGGTCGATGTCCGCGACAAACGCTACTCCCCCCCCGAGATTTCGGCCATCGTGCTGCAAAAGATGAAGAAGACCGCCGAGGACTACCTGGGCGAGGCCGTCACCGATGCCGTCATCACCGTGCCGGCCTACTTCGACGACTCCCAGCGCCAGGCCACCAAGGATGCCGGCAAGATCGCCGGCCTGAACGTCCTGCGCATCATCAACGAGCCGACCGCCGCCGCCCTGGCCTACGGCCTGGACAAGAAGAAAGACGAGAAGATCGCCGTCTTCGACCTGGGCGGCGGTACGTTCGATATTTCGATCCTTGAGCTGGGCGACGGGGTATTCGAGGTCAAGTCCACCAACGGCGACACCTTCCTGGGGGGCGAGGACTTCGACCAACTGGTGATCGACTGGATCGCCGACGAGTTCAAGAAGGATCAGGGCATCGACCTGCGCGGCGACAAGATGGCCCTGCAGCGCCTGAAGGAGGCGGCCGAGAAGGCCAAGTGCGAACTCTCCACCTCCGTGGAGACCGACATCAACCTCCCCTTCATCACCGCCGACGCCTCCGGTCCCAAGCACCTGACGCTGAAGCTTTCCCGCGCCAAGCTCGAGTCGATCTGCGCCCAACTGCTGGCCAGACTGGACGGCCCCTGCCGCACCGCCTTGAAGGATGCCGGTCTCTCCTCCAGCGAGATCGACGAGGTCATCCTGGTGGGCGGCATGACCCGCATGCCGGCCGTGCAGAAACGGGTCGAGGAGATCTTCGGCAAGGCCCCGAACAAGGGCGTCAACCCGGACGAGGTGGTCGCCATCGGGGCGGGCATCCAGGGCGGCGTGTTGAAGGGCGATGTGAAGGACGTGCTGCTGCTGGACGTTACCCCGCTGTCGCTCGGTATCGAAACCCTGGGCAGCGTCATGACCAAGCTGATCGAAAAGAACACCACCATACCGTGCCGCAAAAGCCAGGTGTTCTCCACGGCCGCCGACAACCAGCCGGCCGTCTCCATCCACGTCCTGCAAGGCGAGCGTGAGATGGCGCACGACAACAAGACCCTCGGCAACTTCGAACTGACCGGCCTGCCGCCGGCACCCCGCGGCGTACCCCAGATCGAGGTCACCTTCGACATCGACGCCAACGGCATCGTCCACGTCTCGGCCAAGGATCTGGGCACCGGCAAGGAGCAATCCATCCGCATCACGGCCTCCTCGGGGCTTTCAAAGGAAGAGATCGACAAGATGGTGCGTGATGCCGAGGCCCACGCGGAAGACGACCGCAAGAAACGCGAAGCCATCGAGGCCAGAAACCAGGCCGACAGCATGGTCTACAGCACCGAAAAATCGCTCAAGGAGTTCGGCGACAAGATCGATGCCGTTGAAAAGGGGAACATCGAGAACAAGATCGCCGAACTGAAGAAGGTCATGGAAGGCGAAGACGCAGAAGCGATCAAAAAGGCCACCGACGAACTGGCCCAATCGGCCCACAAGCTTGCCGAGGCCATGTACGCCAAGACCCAGGAGGCCGGGGCCGAAGGCGAGGCTGCTGCCGGCGCC
- a CDS encoding ATP-binding protein encodes MFKSLTTRIIATTIVLLVGGIFIYTFFNVRQQQSQLIDTARENTELLLHTVENSIYNTMHLGNVQDVSSILAMMGQHNQLVGVRIFHPHGVILRSSNPAEVGQVVGMDDYRLYLNPKHYGIFDLPPYGEVLSMVKPIYNEAACHTCHGSKAKVIGILNVDYSLYRTKMQMLTASRIFIASSVAITFFLSITISFILFKFVKKPLDSMTANMSRVENGDLSVRIDYRGTDDEIGKLINSFNSMVDRLEVTKKELEQYHFQQLERADRLAAIGEMAAGIAHEIKNPLAGISAAVSIIRDDMEPDDPRSGILKEVLQQVQRLDKTVNDLLFFGKPSVPELACIDISDIIEKTLKFASQHRGVKHIERQLEFAPGLPTVYADGKQMQQVFLNLILNAFQAMSEGGRLTISTSLSTRQGRDHVRIDVADTGPGIPPQIQEKIFTPFFTTKAQGTGLGLPICYKLINLHNGFFTVANNTPRGTIFTIELPACSVHDIEEVRRAHET; translated from the coding sequence GTGTTCAAGAGCCTGACAACCCGCATTATTGCCACGACCATTGTCCTGCTTGTTGGTGGCATCTTCATCTATACCTTTTTTAACGTCCGCCAGCAGCAGTCCCAGCTGATCGATACGGCCCGCGAAAATACCGAATTGCTGCTCCATACCGTAGAAAACAGCATCTACAACACCATGCACCTGGGAAACGTTCAGGACGTGAGTTCGATCCTGGCCATGATGGGGCAGCACAACCAGTTGGTCGGCGTGCGCATCTTCCATCCCCATGGGGTGATCCTGCGCTCGTCCAACCCGGCCGAGGTCGGCCAGGTCGTCGGCATGGATGACTATCGATTGTACCTGAATCCCAAACATTACGGCATCTTCGACCTCCCCCCCTACGGTGAGGTGCTGTCCATGGTCAAGCCGATTTACAACGAAGCGGCGTGCCACACCTGCCACGGCAGCAAGGCCAAGGTCATCGGCATCCTCAATGTGGACTACTCGCTCTACCGGACCAAGATGCAGATGTTGACGGCTTCGCGCATCTTCATCGCCTCTTCGGTTGCCATCACCTTTTTTCTCTCCATCACCATTTCCTTCATACTTTTCAAGTTTGTCAAAAAGCCTCTGGACAGCATGACCGCCAACATGTCGCGGGTAGAAAACGGCGACCTGAGCGTGCGCATCGACTACCGGGGCACGGATGACGAGATCGGCAAATTGATCAACAGTTTCAACTCCATGGTGGACCGGCTCGAGGTGACCAAAAAGGAGTTGGAGCAGTATCATTTCCAACAGTTGGAACGGGCGGACCGCCTGGCCGCCATCGGCGAGATGGCCGCCGGCATCGCCCACGAGATCAAGAACCCGCTGGCAGGCATTTCCGCCGCGGTGAGCATCATCAGGGACGACATGGAACCGGACGACCCGCGCAGCGGCATCCTCAAGGAGGTGCTGCAACAGGTGCAGCGCCTGGACAAGACGGTCAACGACCTGCTCTTCTTCGGCAAGCCTTCGGTCCCTGAACTGGCTTGCATCGACATCAGCGATATTATCGAGAAAACCCTCAAGTTCGCTTCCCAGCACCGGGGGGTAAAGCATATCGAACGGCAACTGGAGTTCGCCCCCGGCCTTCCCACGGTGTATGCCGACGGCAAGCAGATGCAGCAGGTGTTTCTCAACCTCATCCTGAACGCCTTTCAAGCCATGAGCGAAGGGGGGAGGCTGACCATCAGCACCAGCCTGTCCACCCGCCAGGGACGCGACCATGTGCGGATAGACGTGGCCGATACCGGCCCCGGTATCCCCCCCCAGATCCAGGAAAAGATCTTTACGCCGTTTTTCACCACCAAGGCCCAGGGCACCGGCCTGGGGCTGCCCATATGCTACAAGCTGATCAACCTGCACAACGGCTTTTTCACCGTTGCCAACAACACCCCCCGCGGCACCATATTCACCATAGAGCTGCCGGCCTGCAGCGTTCATGACATCGAAGAGGTAAGGAGAGCGCATGAAACGTAA
- a CDS encoding homocysteine S-methyltransferase family protein translates to MMKPFLEAIQEKVLILDGAMGTMLQERGLRPGQSPEELNLTMPEVVASVHRDYVEAGADIIITNTFGGSRFKLAHYGLEGRLAEINARAVQIARTEAVGRAYVGGSIGPTGQFVEPVGEIPFDEMKAAFREQAAALIDAGADLLSLETFLDIKECRAALIAIREISGTIPVIAMLTFDDNGRSVLGTPPESAAITLAAAGADIIGSNCGLGVEGIYDILCRMRTVTQLPLISQANAGLPRLVDGATVFPGTPQEMAAYHERMIGMGVRVIGGCCGTTPAHIRVMKEALGTVQQPWQPRPETTGVTFLSSRSGWAAAGGGSKTAIIGERINPTGKKVYSQELLDGKVAYIRREAMEQVAAGATLLDVNVGAPGIDEPAAMERAVFCAAAAAGVPLVLDSSSPAALERGLKAADGKVLINSVSGEAKSLRRVLPLAKKYGAAVIGLALDQKGIPDTAEGRLAIARRIRNAARRHGIPDADIIIDCLTLTVSAEQKRAAETLRAIRLVKQKLGLSTVLGVSNISFGLPQRPLISSAFFAMAMEAGLDAAIINPKDGAMMAAWRSAMVLLNRDHQAAVYIEAYRGEQAAATVQAAAASDAPLSLRERLSRAVIDGDRDGIVPLVEEALRAGLAPMQVSNEGFLPGLEEVGRRFEKNIFFLPQVMQSADTMQAGFVRLKEEMKGQAFESRGRILMATVEGDIHDIGKNIVCTLLENHGFQVFDIGKNVSAATIIAKAKEYAVDAVGLSALMTTTMSEMDNVIKRLKAAGVKTFTMVGGAVVTQEYADRIGADLYARDAMEAVARIKRLLGVEG, encoded by the coding sequence ATGATGAAGCCATTCCTCGAAGCCATCCAAGAAAAGGTGCTCATTCTCGACGGGGCCATGGGCACCATGCTCCAGGAACGGGGCTTGAGGCCGGGGCAGTCCCCGGAGGAGCTCAACCTGACCATGCCGGAGGTTGTTGCGTCGGTGCACCGTGATTATGTGGAGGCCGGGGCCGATATCATCATCACCAATACCTTCGGCGGCAGCCGTTTCAAACTGGCCCACTACGGCCTGGAGGGGCGGTTGGCCGAGATCAATGCCCGCGCCGTCCAGATCGCCCGCACGGAAGCGGTCGGCAGGGCGTATGTGGGCGGTTCCATCGGTCCCACCGGGCAATTCGTGGAGCCTGTGGGCGAAATCCCCTTCGACGAGATGAAGGCCGCCTTCCGCGAACAGGCGGCGGCGCTGATCGACGCCGGGGCCGACCTGCTCAGCCTGGAGACGTTTCTGGACATCAAGGAGTGCCGCGCCGCCCTGATCGCCATTCGCGAGATCTCCGGGACGATTCCGGTCATCGCCATGCTGACCTTCGACGACAACGGCCGCTCGGTGCTGGGTACGCCCCCCGAGTCCGCCGCCATCACCCTGGCCGCTGCCGGGGCCGACATCATAGGCTCCAACTGCGGACTGGGGGTGGAGGGCATCTACGATATCCTCTGCAGGATGCGCACGGTGACCCAGCTGCCGCTGATCTCCCAGGCCAACGCCGGTTTGCCGCGACTCGTCGACGGCGCCACGGTCTTTCCCGGGACACCGCAGGAGATGGCCGCCTATCACGAACGGATGATCGGGATGGGGGTGCGGGTGATCGGTGGCTGCTGCGGCACCACGCCCGCCCATATCCGCGTCATGAAGGAGGCGCTCGGCACGGTGCAGCAGCCTTGGCAACCGCGCCCGGAGACGACCGGCGTGACGTTCCTTTCCAGCCGTTCCGGCTGGGCGGCGGCGGGGGGCGGCAGCAAGACCGCCATCATCGGCGAGCGGATCAATCCCACCGGGAAAAAGGTTTACTCCCAGGAGCTCCTGGACGGCAAGGTGGCTTACATCCGCCGCGAGGCCATGGAACAGGTCGCGGCCGGAGCGACCCTGCTGGACGTGAATGTCGGGGCGCCGGGCATCGACGAGCCGGCCGCCATGGAGCGCGCCGTGTTCTGCGCCGCCGCTGCCGCCGGTGTGCCGCTGGTGCTGGATTCCTCCAGCCCGGCTGCCCTGGAGCGCGGGCTCAAGGCGGCGGACGGCAAGGTCCTGATCAACTCGGTTTCCGGGGAGGCCAAGAGCCTGCGCCGTGTGCTGCCCCTGGCCAAAAAGTACGGGGCCGCCGTGATCGGCCTGGCCCTGGACCAGAAGGGTATCCCCGATACCGCCGAGGGGCGGCTGGCCATCGCCCGCCGCATCCGCAACGCCGCCCGGCGGCACGGCATCCCGGACGCCGATATCATTATCGACTGTCTGACCCTGACGGTCAGCGCCGAGCAGAAGCGGGCCGCCGAAACCCTGCGGGCCATCCGGCTGGTCAAACAGAAACTGGGGCTTTCCACGGTGCTGGGGGTCAGCAACATCTCATTCGGCCTGCCCCAGCGGCCGCTGATCTCGTCGGCATTCTTCGCCATGGCCATGGAGGCCGGGCTGGATGCCGCCATCATCAACCCCAAGGACGGCGCCATGATGGCGGCTTGGCGCTCGGCCATGGTGCTTTTGAACCGCGATCACCAGGCGGCGGTCTATATCGAGGCCTACCGCGGCGAACAGGCAGCGGCAACCGTTCAGGCGGCCGCGGCATCCGACGCCCCGCTTTCCCTCCGCGAACGCCTCTCCCGGGCGGTCATCGACGGCGACCGGGACGGCATCGTTCCCCTGGTGGAGGAGGCCCTGCGTGCGGGGCTGGCCCCGATGCAGGTCAGCAACGAGGGTTTTTTGCCCGGTCTTGAGGAGGTGGGGCGGCGTTTTGAGAAGAATATCTTCTTCCTGCCCCAGGTCATGCAGTCGGCCGACACCATGCAGGCCGGTTTCGTCCGCCTGAAAGAGGAGATGAAGGGGCAGGCGTTCGAGAGCCGCGGCCGCATCCTGATGGCCACCGTGGAGGGGGACATCCATGACATCGGCAAGAACATCGTCTGTACCCTGCTGGAAAATCACGGCTTCCAGGTCTTCGATATCGGCAAGAACGTCTCGGCAGCCACCATCATCGCCAAGGCAAAGGAGTACGCCGTCGACGCGGTGGGACTCTCGGCCCTGATGACCACCACCATGTCCGAGATGGACAATGTGATCAAACGGCTCAAGGCCGCCGGGGTAAAGACCTTTACCATGGTGGGGGGGGCGGTGGTTACCCAGGAATACGCCGACCGGATCGGCGCCGATCTCTATGCCCGCGACGCCATGGAGGCGGTTGCCAGGATCAAACGGCTGCTGGGCGTCGAGGGGTGA
- a CDS encoding sigma-54-dependent transcriptional regulator, whose protein sequence is MKRNKILVVDDEHLIRWSLEQNLKKQGYEVVTAGDGEEALRLAREEQPDLVLLDIQMPGINGIEALEKLKEYDEEIVVIMVTAHGGLETAVNAMRLGAYDYISKPFNLDELAIIIKKALETTDLKREVARLRSETKKSFPPNIIGESRQIKQLMEVLDKVAKSEASTVLVQGESGTGKELVAKWIHYSSNRSDKPFIAINCAAVPATLLESELFGHEKGAFTDAKNTKKGLFELADGGTVFLDEIGDMEMGMQAKLLRFLEDRSFRRIGGGRVFTVDVRIISATNKDLQKSIEEKSFRNDLYYRLQVIPIHLSPLRERKEDIIPLANHFIGVYNKDFNKKVQGIAGMAERILADYGWPGNVRELKNVIERAIILGNEDTLMLEHLPLEIVAKTTPQSGPPLATFRLPAEGIDIEEVEKELIRQALDSTEWNQSKAAKKLSLGIDAFRYRMKKFGYLK, encoded by the coding sequence ATGAAACGTAACAAGATTCTGGTTGTTGACGACGAACACCTGATCCGTTGGTCGTTGGAGCAAAACCTGAAGAAGCAGGGCTATGAGGTCGTTACCGCCGGCGACGGCGAGGAGGCGCTGCGCCTGGCCCGGGAAGAGCAGCCCGACCTGGTGCTGCTGGACATCCAGATGCCGGGCATCAACGGCATCGAGGCCCTGGAAAAGCTCAAGGAGTACGACGAGGAGATCGTGGTCATCATGGTGACCGCCCACGGCGGCCTCGAGACGGCGGTCAACGCCATGCGCCTGGGGGCCTACGACTATATCAGCAAGCCGTTCAATCTGGACGAACTGGCCATCATCATCAAAAAGGCGCTGGAGACCACGGACCTCAAACGCGAGGTGGCCCGTCTCCGCTCCGAGACGAAAAAATCCTTTCCGCCCAATATCATCGGCGAGAGCAGGCAGATAAAGCAGTTGATGGAGGTGCTGGACAAGGTGGCCAAGAGCGAGGCCTCCACGGTCCTGGTGCAGGGGGAGTCCGGCACCGGCAAGGAACTGGTGGCCAAGTGGATTCACTACAGTTCTAACCGCTCGGACAAGCCGTTCATCGCCATCAACTGCGCGGCGGTGCCGGCCACGCTTTTGGAGAGCGAGCTGTTCGGCCACGAAAAGGGGGCCTTCACCGACGCCAAGAACACCAAAAAAGGGTTGTTCGAACTGGCCGACGGCGGCACCGTGTTTCTGGACGAGATCGGCGACATGGAGATGGGGATGCAGGCCAAACTGCTCCGCTTCCTGGAGGACCGCTCGTTCCGCCGTATCGGCGGTGGCCGGGTCTTCACCGTCGATGTGCGCATCATCTCCGCCACCAACAAGGACCTGCAGAAGTCCATCGAGGAAAAATCCTTCCGCAACGACCTCTATTACCGTCTGCAGGTCATCCCCATCCACCTGTCGCCCCTGCGGGAGCGCAAGGAGGACATCATCCCCCTGGCCAACCATTTCATCGGGGTCTACAACAAGGACTTCAACAAGAAGGTGCAGGGCATCGCCGGCATGGCTGAGCGGATCCTCGCGGATTACGGCTGGCCGGGCAACGTGCGGGAACTGAAGAACGTCATCGAGCGGGCCATTATCCTGGGTAACGAGGACACGCTCATGCTGGAGCACCTGCCCCTGGAGATCGTCGCCAAGACCACCCCCCAGAGCGGCCCCCCCCTGGCGACCTTCCGGCTGCCGGCCGAGGGTATCGATATCGAGGAGGTGGAAAAGGAGTTGATCCGCCAGGCCCTCGACAGTACGGAGTGGAACCAGTCCAAGGCCGCCAAGAAGCTCAGCCTGGGCATCGACGCCTTCCGCTACCGGATGAAGAAATTCGGGTATTTGAAATAG